From Rhodospirillaceae bacterium:
TGGGAAATTAACCGAGCGTGAATCGCTCGTAAGTCATTGAAAAGATTGGTGCGCGCTGCAGGAATCGAACCTGCGACCCACTGATTAAAAGTCAGTTGCTCTACCGACTGAGCTAAGCGCGCCGATAAATTCGCTGCAAGATAGGTCCCTCTACTATCTTGGTCAAGAATACCTTTCAGTAACGGAGCTCTCCTTGTCAGCCCAGAGGCTCAACATCACCCTCCAAATATAATTCCCTAAACTCGTTCTCAAACTTGCTTAATTCTCCAGCCAAAATATGGCTCCGAATAGAGGCCATTAGGCTCTGATAATAGTGAATATTATGCCATGTCATGAGCATGGACCCTAGTATTTCACCTGAACGAACTAAATGATGGAGATATCCACGAGTATAACTGAGACAGGTGGGACACTCACACGCTTCGTCTAATGGACGCAAATCTGATCTGTGCCTACTATTCCGGATATTAACCGTACCTCGATGGGTAAATGCCTGGCCTGTTCGACCAGATCGGGTAGGCAATACACAGTCAAACATATCACAACCGGCAGAGATAGCCTGAACCAAATCCTCAGGCCTTCCCACCCCCATTAAATATCGGGGCTTTTCAGGAGGCAAGATTCCTGCAGTGAAACTGGCAACCTTGTGTAAGATTGATGGATCCTCGCCCACTGCAAGTCCACCTATCGCATACCCATCAAATTCTTGTTCTTTAAGGAAAATGACACTTTCTTTTCGGAGATCACAATGGACACCGCCCTGCACAATTCCAAAAAGTCCATAACCAGGGCGTGGATTGAATGCCTCTTTTGACCGGACCGCCCAAACCATAGACAAATCCATAGACTTTTCTGCCTCCTCTTTGGAGCATGGATAAGCTGTACACTCATCAAGAACCATAGAAATAGTTGCATCCAAGGTCTCCTGAACTGCAACACTTTTCTCGGGTGAAAGAAAAAATTCTTTGCCATCAATATGGGACTTAAATATAACGCCATCTTCGGTCAGTTTCCTCAACTTTGAAAGGGACATTACTTGGAAACCGCCAGA
This genomic window contains:
- a CDS encoding tRNA guanosine(34) transglycosylase Tgt; translation: MSLSFSIKASDGNARAGLVRTAHGSFLTPAFMPVGTGGTVKAMTPDSLASSGSDIVLANTYHLMLRPGPEIVKALGGLRKMMGWPGPVLTDSGGFQVMSLSKLRKLTEDGVIFKSHIDGKEFFLSPEKSVAVQETLDATISMVLDECTAYPCSKEEAEKSMDLSMVWAVRSKEAFNPRPGYGLFGIVQGGVHCDLRKESVIFLKEQEFDGYAIGGLAVGEDPSILHKVASFTAGILPPEKPRYLMGVGRPEDLVQAISAGCDMFDCVLPTRSGRTGQAFTHRGTVNIRNSRHRSDLRPLDEACECPTCLSYTRGYLHHLVRSGEILGSMLMTWHNIHYYQSLMASIRSHILAGELSKFENEFRELYLEGDVEPLG